The stretch of DNA TTCTGTTGCTGATGgtagtttgaatttttttgtttgttgcagtTGATTTTTGGATATGAGCTCTCTTTGTGATTTCAAAGATGCAGAGTCTCACCTTGAGAGCAGCTCTGCTTCCAGTTCCAATAAATGTTCTAATGGCTCAAAGCATGTCTCTTGTCTTGGAGGATCTGATGATGCTCAAGAGTCTGATGGTGATGATAGTAGTGGTTTTATACACCAAAATGTGATTGATGAATCTGAAGAAGACAAGGCGATCATCACCCAACCCATTCCTGAGTCTTTACCTCCCGATTCtttggatgatgatgaaactgaaGATAAGAACCTTGCGACCGCGTTACAAGACATGTTCTCTGAGAGTGTAAGCGACCCTATCTTTgtagttgtttttgttgttgtttctgttctATTGCCTTTATCTTGTTTTGCGTACGATGTGTTGTTGTGCGATATTAAAAGTATCTTTATACTGTTATACAGTATATCGCTGACGTGACAAGTTTTTGTGAGTAATCATAGATATGCTTCCTAGTAGCCTTGTGACCCTGGCTGTTTCCATCATATGTTGGTTGTTGCTTACAACATCTAGAACCAACCCTTTAGTCAATAGTGGTAGATGGACAAAGGAGTTGCGTTACAAAGCATCTCTGGCCAAATCAAGGACATAGATGAAGGAGTACAATTCCTCAATGGTTGTAGCTTATCAATatctttttctgtttctgaTGTAATGAGTAGAGAAACGCTATTTATGTTGGCtgcttctgatttttgtttcttgtcattCTTCAACAGATGACTGAGGCTACTCTGATTCCTGCCATTAAAGGTGCTCGAGAAAAGCATGGCAAGTCAGTCCAGAAACTGAGTGTGTCATGGGCTGAAGATGTGTA from Camelina sativa cultivar DH55 chromosome 9, Cs, whole genome shotgun sequence encodes:
- the LOC104711940 gene encoding uncharacterized protein LOC104711940 is translated as MSSLCDFKDAESHLESSSASSSNKCSNGSKHVSCLGGSDDAQESDGDDSSGFIHQNVIDESEEDKAIITQPIPESLPPDSLDDDETEDKNLATALQDMFSESMTEATLIPAIKGAREKHGKSVQKLSVSWAEDVYDPPPSIVSHTRSKKQQPQKSKSKDNLKKSGKKGQKGSSNSRGGKDKKQTSSRSSKYNRDNKFDWATQVSIIAASS